The proteins below are encoded in one region of Candidatus Thermoplasmatota archaeon:
- a CDS encoding NAD(P)/FAD-dependent oxidoreductase, with protein MKYDVVVVGSGPAGSITARFAAEAGAKVLVLERRAEVGVPVLCGEGISRKIDKWDMLEGTRWIASRMDGARIFSPDGTMVKLSADKAGNETGYVIYRDIFDQELARRAIKAGVEYQMNTQVFGLIKEKNRIKGVKAKHFDDVFEVEADVVVGADGVESKVGLWAGINTILKPVDLETCAQYTLAGVECNEGFCDFYLGNKIAPGGYVWVFPKGKDVANVGIGVLASLSEPGMAKKLLDKFIDAHPELKKGKPLRFLAGAVPVSLPVETIRDNLVLVGDAARHVDPITGGGLTHCLEGGKIAGEVIGEAVEKQDFSKETLMEYENRWKEAFGKKIKRNYVVKEIMLDMDDKTFNMLADSLKDYNFDEISTLSLVKALVLKHPSLLKRLAPLIKVATV; from the coding sequence CCTGCTGGTAGTATTACTGCTCGTTTCGCTGCAGAAGCTGGCGCTAAGGTCCTTGTTTTGGAGAGAAGGGCAGAGGTTGGTGTACCTGTTCTCTGTGGCGAGGGTATCAGTCGTAAGATAGACAAATGGGATATGCTTGAGGGGACTCGTTGGATAGCTAGTAGGATGGATGGCGCACGCATATTTTCCCCTGATGGTACCATGGTTAAGCTTTCAGCTGATAAAGCTGGTAACGAAACAGGTTACGTAATTTATAGGGATATTTTTGATCAGGAGCTTGCTAGAAGAGCAATTAAAGCTGGTGTAGAATACCAGATGAACACACAGGTTTTTGGTCTCATAAAAGAAAAAAATAGGATTAAGGGTGTGAAGGCTAAACATTTCGATGATGTGTTTGAAGTTGAAGCGGATGTTGTTGTTGGTGCTGATGGCGTTGAATCCAAAGTTGGTTTATGGGCTGGTATTAATACGATTTTGAAGCCTGTTGATCTTGAGACATGCGCCCAATACACATTAGCGGGAGTTGAATGCAACGAAGGTTTTTGTGATTTTTATCTTGGAAACAAAATTGCACCTGGTGGATATGTCTGGGTTTTCCCAAAGGGAAAAGATGTTGCTAACGTAGGAATAGGAGTATTAGCTAGCCTAAGTGAACCTGGTATGGCTAAAAAACTTCTTGATAAATTCATTGATGCTCACCCTGAATTAAAGAAAGGTAAACCATTGCGTTTCTTGGCAGGTGCTGTACCTGTTTCTTTACCAGTTGAAACAATAAGGGATAATCTTGTTTTAGTTGGTGATGCTGCTAGACATGTTGATCCCATAACTGGTGGTGGATTAACACATTGTCTTGAGGGAGGGAAAATAGCTGGAGAAGTGATAGGTGAAGCTGTAGAAAAACAGGATTTTAGCAAAGAAACACTAATGGAGTATGAGAACCGTTGGAAAGAAGCGTTTGGTAAAAAAATAAAGAGAAACTATGTTGTTAAAGAGATAATGCTTGATATGGATGATAAAACATTTAATATGCTAGCTGACTCGCTTAAAGACTATAATTTTGATGAGATAAGTACATTGAGTCTTGTGAAAGCATTGGTTTTAAAACACCCGTCGCTTTTAAAAAGGTTAGCACCACTTATAAAAGTAGCAACTGTATAG